Proteins encoded in a region of the Sphingobacteriaceae bacterium genome:
- a CDS encoding protein rep, translated as MTKNAQKNGRRHRVYDSYYEYVENVVNKCGHKYIVLDRKDFRAWRFEQQSNPAAKLPAGKLIKITPAKCKSYSCPICGRKKTLDLMARLKTVNLKNYRFFTLTLKNKYSYDDTIDNLKRVSECFTKLNNKLRKLPEYKGLEYFRVLEVGKDGMVHVHGLWNKYINQKTLSDIWLKITKDSYRVKVERVKSKNDAVEYLYKYLSKDVAKKDKLIDPKLFNMDLQNTAALFYELNKRRYNSSRNFFPKQSKIDLDKNYLPYYYEAETSKTIENFVASLVRQFKLTLDNFDFTYYFESDEFIRNLFIEKPAPPG; from the coding sequence ATGACTAAAAACGCGCAAAAAAACGGCCGGCGTCACCGGGTTTACGATTCGTATTATGAGTATGTCGAAAATGTCGTCAATAAATGCGGTCATAAGTATATAGTTTTAGATCGAAAAGACTTTCGCGCCTGGCGTTTTGAACAACAATCGAACCCGGCGGCAAAGTTGCCGGCCGGTAAACTGATCAAAATTACGCCGGCCAAATGCAAATCTTATTCATGTCCGATATGCGGTCGCAAAAAAACGCTTGATTTAATGGCTAGATTGAAAACAGTTAACTTAAAAAATTATCGATTCTTTACACTTACTTTAAAGAATAAATACAGCTATGACGATACAATCGATAATTTAAAGCGCGTCTCTGAATGTTTTACAAAGTTAAATAACAAGCTGAGAAAATTGCCTGAGTATAAAGGCCTTGAATATTTTCGCGTTTTAGAAGTCGGTAAAGACGGCATGGTACATGTGCATGGTCTGTGGAATAAATATATTAATCAAAAAACTTTATCTGATATATGGCTAAAAATTACTAAAGATTCATACCGGGTAAAGGTTGAACGCGTCAAATCAAAAAACGATGCGGTTGAATACTTGTATAAATATCTATCAAAAGACGTTGCAAAAAAAGATAAGTTAATTGATCCCAAATTATTTAATATGGATTTACAAAATACGGCGGCGCTTTTTTATGAATTAAACAAACGGCGTTATAATTCAAGTCGTAATTTTTTCCCGAAACAAAGTAAAATTGACTTAGATAAGAATTATTTACCGTATTATTATGAAGCTGAGACGTCAAAAACCATTGAAAATTTCGTCGCTAGTTTAGTGAGACAATTTAAATTAACTTTAGATAATTTTGATTTTACTTACTATTTTGAAAGTGACGAGTTTATCAGAAACTTATTCATTGAAAAGCCGGCGCCGCCGGGTTGA
- a CDS encoding transglutaminase domain-containing protein: MTKISVKPQNGLSETIKQMKYLELVSKNNAAFLSFVNKTFKTPCLSCIPGKVYSYIKNNFTYKDDAPFDEIIRAPHVLLTEKIGDCDDFAVFTKTVLDIIGGFDSYYMLLGAEQNKFTHVVVWCNRKGVHDPVLIDGANDLFNVLPSKYKFYKIV, encoded by the coding sequence ATGACAAAAATATCGGTAAAGCCGCAAAACGGTTTAAGTGAAACCATCAAACAAATGAAATATTTGGAATTGGTTTCTAAAAATAACGCGGCTTTTCTTTCATTTGTCAATAAGACTTTCAAAACGCCATGCCTTTCTTGCATTCCCGGCAAAGTTTATTCTTATATTAAAAATAATTTTACTTATAAAGACGACGCGCCTTTTGATGAAATAATAAGAGCGCCGCATGTTTTGTTGACTGAAAAAATAGGCGATTGCGACGACTTCGCGGTATTTACAAAAACCGTTTTAGATATTATTGGCGGCTTTGATTCTTATTATATGCTTTTAGGTGCGGAGCAAAATAAATTTACTCATGTCGTCGTTTGGTGCAATCGTAAAGGCGTTCATGATCCTGTTTTAATCGACGGCGCAAACGATTTGTTTAATGTTTTACCAAGTAAATATAAATTTTATAAAATAGTTTAA